From the genome of Mixophyes fleayi isolate aMixFle1 chromosome 2, aMixFle1.hap1, whole genome shotgun sequence, one region includes:
- the LOC142140305 gene encoding uromodulin-like, translating to MMTIYISKCQLEKSQFSSSNLALIDNTGADCVGADYLVDGEVKVTFRDPMSIGKCGNNITINSTHVIFSNILHIYPNKSKIITRNNATAELSCAYPLIFPVQLNVTLKPILSTTELSVPGAVGVMTATMAAYTDSTFTTSVTADTVLYVEGTVYISVSIPNLEANTFSIKVIKIYAGPGGTAAGVGENYTLTTGSDGCPDPSYGVDLITVIHNGDSAEARFSMKVFQITGYDSVNIYADVTICNATCVSSCSVRSDDSFTYGNVARIGVELFAADTSFSGAIDRFSMSWTLFSLILSLLFVKLI from the exons ATGATGACCATCTACATTTCGAAGTGCCAGCTGGAAAAGAGCCAATTTAGTTCCTCCAATCTGGCACTAATTGATAACACTGGTGCTGATTGTGTTGGTGCTGATTATTTGGtggatggggaagttaaagtgaCTTTTCGTGATCCAATGAGCATCGGGAAGTGCGGCAATAACATAACT ataAATTCGACTCATGTCATTTTTTCCAATATCCTGCACATTTATCCTAATAAAAGCAAAATCATAACCAGAAATAATGCTACTGCGGAATTGAGCTGTGCCTATCCATTGATCTTCCCAGTTCAACTTAATGTGACCTTGAAACCAATACTTTC GACCACAGAGTTAAGTGTACCGGGGGCAGTTGGTGTCATGACAGCTACTATGGCAGCGTATACGGATTCTACGTTTACCACTTCAGTTACAGCTGATACAGTACTGTATGTGGAAGGCACTGTGTACATTTCAGTGAGCATACCAAACTTGGAAGCAAATACATTTTCGATTAAAGTGATAAAGATATATGCCGGCCCAGGGGGAACAGCAGCCGGTGTTGGAGAGAATTATACTCTGACTACTGGATCAGATGG GTGTCCAGACCCCAGTTATGGTGTTGATCTAATCACTGTAATTCACAATGGAGACAGTGCAGAAGCACGATTCTCAATGAAAGTCTTCCAGATTACTGGCTATGACTCTGTCAACATTTATGCAGATGTAACAATTTGCAATGCCACATGTGTTTCG TCCTGTAGCGTCAGATCAGATGATAGTTTCACATATGGGAATGTTGCAAGAATCGGTGTGGAACTATTTGCTG CAGATACTTCGTTTTCTGGAGCCATTGACC GTTTCTCTATGTCGTGGACATTGTTTTCACTCATCTTGTCTCTGCTTTTTGTGaagttaatataa